From Lycium ferocissimum isolate CSIRO_LF1 chromosome 12, AGI_CSIRO_Lferr_CH_V1, whole genome shotgun sequence, one genomic window encodes:
- the LOC132039683 gene encoding uncharacterized protein LOC132039683, with the protein MLITQNFATCSSANFSYLFLKYRNTRCTKHATISFAKKREFSENTEVQEISIFSLKIPRNFLAQAAVGIFALGFIDAGYSGDWSRIGVISKENENLLKIAAFFVVPLCLFVIFSFSKKTED; encoded by the exons ATGTTGATCACACAAAACTTTGCTACTTGTTCTTCCGCTAATTTTTCATATCTCTTTCTGAAATATAGAAATACAAGATGTACTAAACATGCAACAATTTCATTTGcaaaaaagagagaattttCTGAGAATACAGAAGTCCAAGAAATCTCAATTTTCTCTCTGAAAATTCCTAGAAATTTTCTTGCTCAAGCTGCTGTTGGAATCTTTGCTCTAGGGTTCATTGATGCAGG GTATAGTGGAGATTGGTCAAGAATTGGAGTGATCTCAAAGGAGAATGAAAATTTGCTGAAAATTGCAGCATTTTTTGTAGTACCTTTGTGTCTCTTTGTGATATTTTCTTTCTCTAAGAAAACTGAGGACTGA